GTCTTGTATATACCAGTCTGTAGAGCCATGCAGAAATGCAGTTAAGATTTATTGAACacgggaggggggagcggggagggattgcattgggagttatacctgatgtaaatgatgagttgatgggtgcagcacaccaacatggcacaagtatacatatgtaacaaacctgcacgttatgcacatgtaccctacaacttaaagtataataataataaataattattgacagtaaaaaaaaaaaaaaaaaaaaaagatttattgaaCACATATCACGTGTTAGGCCTTCTTGTGTGATAATTTCCATGCCAAAATATTATTCAATCTTCACAGCAAACCCGGAATAGAGAGacaattattctcattttgcacTTCTGGAAGCAACCTCAAAGAGGTTGGGGGAAGGGTAAATGGCTTGTTCAAGGTCATTCTCTCAGCAAATTATACCGGCCGGATTTAGAAGTCAGTGTTCTTTCTactacactgtggtctgagatcaGGTGGGTGGGTAGTCAGAGAGCTGTCTTGGCTTGTAGACAGACTGAGGGTAAAATTAAAGTGATAAAAAAATAGATATCTTCAAAGGATAATGTGGGTATTCTCATTGTTACAGGCCTCTGAAATTTTCCAACTTGCATAGAGTCAATACACCAATATTTATCTCAAAACGCCTGGTGGCATGAAGAAAATCCAAGTGCCTCACTAAGGAGAGGAGGATGCTAAGGGGAATTAGAGACCGGCTAGTTCAATGCTTTCATTTCAcagctggagaaactgaggctgagacgGGTAAGTGTTGGTGGTTTGGAGGTACAGCCAGTGCTAGATGTGACTCCTCTTCATAAATCTCCTGGGAGTGGTGACAGTGGACAAGAGCAGGTAAAATTGGCGGTATTGTTGGGGATTATCATGTTTCAGCTGAACTGGGCATTGACCATTACCCAACCCCACCAGTGACCCCAGCTTGAGTGCAAACCTTAGCTAGTTCCCTGTCTGAATTGGTGCCTTTCTTTTTCACTGAGAGGTGGAACATAATGCAGGAGCCCAACCAGTCCTTTGTGACTGAATTCATCCTTCTGGGCTTCTCCCTCAGCCCCAGGACCACTCCTCTGCTCTTCTCGGCTGATCTTCTGATCTTTCTGATGATCTTCCTGTTGATTATTCTGGGCAATGGCTTGATTGCCATCCTCATTTGCCTGGATTCACACCTTCATACTCCCATGTACTTCTTTATTGGCATCCTGTCCATGTTGGACCTGGGCTACACTACTACAACTGTGCCCCAGATGTTGGCACATCTGGCCAGTGAGAAGAAGACAATCCCTTTCACGAGCTGTGTGGCCCAAATGTACATTTTCCTGGTGCTAGGCATCACTGAGTCCTGGCTCTTTGCCATCATGTCTATAGACAGGTATGTGGCCATTTGCCACCCACTCAGGTACAAAGTCATCATGAGCCCTTGGCTCTGTGGGGTAATGGTCATTTTTTGTGGACTCTGGGGTGTCACCTCTGCCCTTGTCTACACAGTCTTTGCCATGCACCTGCCATACTGTGGCCCCAACAGAATCAACCACTTCTTCTGTGAAGTCCCTGCAGTCTTAAAGCTAGCTTGTGCAGATACCTCAGTCAATGACCGAGTAGATTTCATTCTTGGTTTCAGTGTCATCCTGATCCCACTTTCCCTCATTCTTgtaatttatttcaacattttcattGCCATCTTAAAGATACGTTCAGCACAGGGGCAGCTAAAGGCGTTCTCCACCTGTGCCTCCCATATCACTGTGGTCACCATGTTCTCTGTGCCAGCCATGGTCATGTACATGAAGCCTGGCTCTAAGTCCTCCCCGGAAGGGGACAAGAAGCTGGCTCTGTTCTACAATGTCATCTCTGCCTTCCTCAACCCCATCATCTACAGCCTCCGGAACAAGGACGTGAAGAGAGCTGTCCTCAGGGTGACAGGCTGGGGCACAGCCTTATAATGAGTCCCTGGAGTGATAGCTGGGGGTCAGAGAAATAAGACTCATGGTGCACAATCACTGCCCCACACACTCATCACATGACCAGCAGCACCAGTGGACACTGCCACTCAGCTCCCAATCTCAACTCCACACAGGTCTGTGGGAGACAGTTCACTGTTTGGCAGACCAGACCCTGCAATGTCTTCCAGGAACACCAGGCACAGTGTTCAGCCACTTCACATGTACTATTTCAATTAACCATCAGGACAATCCTTtgaaataaatactattattatcactGGTTTCTAGAAGAGGATGTAGGCACACAAAGCCTAGATAAGCTGCTCtttgggtacataataggtgtatatttaaaaaaaaaaaaaagataacttgcCCAATGTCACTCTGCTAATTAGCAGTAGATTTGGGACTGGAGCCCAAGACTGATTCTAGTGACCATGCTCTTAACCCTTATCCTGTCTTTGATGTAAAGTGATGGATCCATGGTTAGTGCTCAATGAAAATGCATTCTATTCCTGCCCCATTTCCCCACTGTAATGCCATTTCAAGTGACACAGACTAAGACTGGAAGAGAAGCACATGTGAGGAAGATAATTTAAGAAATGTTCATgtgttctttatttaatttttcctcctttccattTAACTTTGTGCATTTCAGTTAACATATTGCCAAAGAGAGGATTGTGGTTGTTGTGGAGTGGACAACCTGGGTAGAAGCCCTCAAGGAGTAAGACCTTAAGAGTAGTTCTGAGAGAGAAAGTGATAAAGCCATTGGACTGAAAATTCATCTTTGCAATAAACTCACTTTCATATGATTAGTATAACTTCATAAAGTCATTAATCCAGTATTTATTAACTCCTACCCATGCCCTGTGCTAAGAATTGAAGAAAGGTAGGACATTGTTCTCCTCTTTAAGGAATTCCACAAACGAGAGTATGCACCGTATAGGTATGAGAAGTAATAGAAGCACCTTCAAGGAAGACTTTTATGATTAGAATTTTATCAAGAGGAGAAAACAGGGTAGAGAATTACAACCAGAGGAGTAATTTAATAATAGTAGTAAAAGCAAATGATGTTTGTTGCTCTAGTGCTACATACATCTAaagtctcatttaatcttcacaaaaaacTTCAAGGTATGTGTTATTctcccagttttacagatgataaaTTGGAGGCTTGTTAAGATAAACACCTAGTTTGTGCTGTTGGTTAGTGGCAGGACTGAACTTGAATTTTCTTTGACCCCAGAGCCTCTGCTGCCTCCTTGATACAGTCTGCCTCATAGACCACACCTTTGTGAAAGTATCTGGAGTATTTGGAGTATGTGAATGAGTTGGTTTGTCTTGAGCTGCAGTCAGCAAACCTTTCCTGTAAggggccaaatagtaaatattttttgtctttgtggGATACATGTAGAGTCTCTATCACAACTTCTCAACTCTTGTTGGAGGGCAAAAGCAGACAAAGACATAATGAATAATATTTGCAACCCTATCAAAATTCAAAAACCATTCCAAGCTAGAAATCCATATAAAAACATGAGCATTGAGCAGGTCTTGCTAGGAAGGCAGAAAAGTAACCCTTTCTAGGTACCAATTCTAGCCCCCAAGGGAGCTCCATATTTGCAAAAATACAATAAGACAGTAGaaactttaaattttcattacaGTTGACCGATACGTTATTTCAGGCTTACTTGGTTCCCATTATTACCATATTACTTTGTTTTGTCTCTAGATTCTGCTATGAGGTTGGGAACCTACTGAGAAGTCACctctaaaattataaattctCTGAATCTTCATGTCATTGAGCTTTAGAAATTCAGGATGTTTGTGGTAAATGGGACTTTTAAAGTCATCCAGCCTAACTTTACATCCAAAATAATGACACTACTTTTGAATAATATGGCCCTGTAGCTTATTATTGGATGCCTCTAAAAATGGAGAGTTCACTATTTCACTCTTTTCCAAACAGcaaaatattctattatttgaCAGTGTGAATCACCAggggtatttctttcttttttttttttttgtaagttgaGCTTAAGGTTTGCCTCCCTGTAACTTTTACAAATCATTTGTAATTTTTCCCTCTGGAAACATACAATATACATGTCTCCCTTTTTTGCGTGACAAACTTTGAAATATTTGATGAGATCTCTCAAGTTCTTCATAAGTCTCCATGTTCAAATTTCTcagtctcttttctcttctttaaataaCATGGAACCTTTATTGATAAACTCTCTTCTCTGAATAGACAAACTCTCGtttgtcatttttacttttaaattgtaGGTGCAAGAATCAAAGACAGTACGCTGGGCATCATTGGGCTCTTTGCCTAACATTAATTAAATTTCACTTTCATCAGTTGTAAGATGCAGTCAGGAGTGGGTATTGACTTTTTTGACTTTATGGGATGACTATGGAAAATGTATGCAAATGGCATGCGCTAGACCCTGTTTAGAAATCTGGTAAGAGCTGTATAAATCCAAGGAAAAGCCCAAAAATGAGGTCCGCACAATGGGAAGGAAGCTTCATAAgagatgggtgctgacgagttgatgggtgcagcacaccaacatggcacaagtatacatatgtaacaaacctgcacgctatgcacatgtaccctagaacttaaagtataataataataaataaattaaaaaaaaaaagaagtaaggtTCAGCACCAAGGATAGCTCCACCACAAGAAACGCCAGTGCTTGTGCCTCGGTGCACAGCTCAGTTCCATTGGCTCGTTTATCCAGCGTGTCTTTTTCCAGTGTGCGCTGTCCTAGCAACTGGCAACACACGATGAATCAAGAAGACAGgatctttctatttttgtgaggGAAACTGATAATTTAGAACCTACATAGTACATTGGAAGATGCTAAATGCTACCTTTACGAAAGATTAAACAGGAGATAGGTATAGGGAGTGTGATATGTTTCCATACGCAGAATGGTCAGGAGAGACTCAAGTATTCCCTAAGAAGATGACATTTGAACAAACACTTGAAAGAGGTGAGAGTATGAACCATAAAGGTATCTTGGGAAAGAGAATTTCCAGCAGTGGGAACAGTAATTGCAAAAGCTCTGAAATAGGAGTATCTCTTGTGTGAGGAGCAGCCAAAGACTGCATGGGGAACAggcagtgaggcaggagaaccgggTCTGGAGGCAGAGAACCTAAAGCCGATTCTTGCTggcttcctagaactaaatcaaaaggaaaaaccCCACCTATTCATGCAGAAGTAACAAAAGGATCAGAGGCTACTCCTTTTGCAACCTCCTTCCCCTTTCCACTTCCTgacacaggaaacatgaaaagTGCCTCTGATTAGTCCTCTCCCACAACCAATCAGATAGGTCGCAGTCCTAGCCTTCATTTGTATAGGaatgtaactttgtaacttcacttcagcctctgattgttcacctcccacaaccaatcagactagTTGGGggccactacttcatttacatGGGGTATAACCAAGTAACCAACGAGAAACCTCTAGAGgatatttaaaccccagaaagtTTTGTAACCAGGACTCTTGAGCTATATCCTCAAGCCCACTCCCACTCTGTGAAGTGTATTAATACTTTCAGTTCAATAAACctgtgcttttgttgcttcagtctttgttgctttgtttgtgaGTTTTGCCCAAtgctttgttcaaaatgccaagaacctggacgaCTGATAGTCAAGACCCTCCGCCAGTAACAATAGGGTGAGAAGTGAGAGGTAGGAGGTGAGGACAGGGAGGTGACTCATCAGGACTTTGGCTTTTCCTGAGAGATACAGAAATCCACTGGAGGGTTTTGATACGATAATTTACATTTTCTGGCCTATATTTAACAGGATCACTCTAGTGACTGTTCTAAGAATAGACTCTGAGGAAAGAGAGTTGACACTATGGGACTATTTGGAAGATATTGCAATATTTCTGATAAGATGGCAATTTGGACTGGTGGCAATGGTGGAGATGGAGAGGTGATTTTTCCTGGGATGTATCTTTGAAAAGGAACCAATAATATTTGCCGATGTATTGCATGGGAGTGGTGGGTATGGGAGCAAGAGAAAAGTTCAAAAGACTCtgaggtgcttttttttttttcattttagccactGAAGGGATAAAATTGCCATTAACTGAACTGAAGAAGACTGTAAGAGGAGCAGGTTTATGGGGGAAGACTGGaaatttgattttagaaaatgttgTTTAACTCACCTGTTAGATATTCCAATGGAGATAGATATCAAATAGGCAGTTGAATAGATGAGTTCAAAGAAAAGATCTAGGATGGAGGTATACTTCAGACTTTTCAGCACATAGTTAGCTTTCAATGCCTAGGTTGTATCCATAATTAGAGTGAGAATTCAAACTCAGATCCTGCTAATTCCAATGCTATGGCATACTGCCTCTAACATgagaattaaatattttcctcATCCATCTGAGCTGGGGTCCTGTCCCTAACTTTATGAGgtattattttaattcaaattgaTAGCTATCAGCCTTTCACTTTCTGTATAATATTTCAGATATTGAAATTCTGATCCAAGGTTTGGGGGTTTTCTATGGAAAAACTTGACACTCTGCAATGTTGTGCAACATGTACTTTCTGTCCCCTAAAATTATGACTACACAAGTCACTTTTCTCAAACAATGTCACCTAAAGGGGCTTATTTCATGTTTTGTCCTGCTAAACCCTACATGACATTTGATGGTGTGAGAGACACACTTGATCTTAATGTGGTGGTGAGAACATGGGACTTGGAGTTTAAGTCAGATCTATCACTCACTATAATATCTATCTGACCTTGGATGGctgattttgaaattttcatttatgaaaatgaaaatggtgGTGCTGACCTCCACAGGTTGTGGTAATAATCTAACAGGATCACATTTACTAAAACATTTTATACAGCaccattttataaatgacaaTTTCTTCTTTGGAATCTGGAAAATGTGACATATCCAGATGATAGAACTCTGTTACAACCATTTAAGGACCAGGagaagcataaagaaaaaaggacTGGTCAGTAACATGCCCTCTTGTCCGGGCTGCCAACCTAGGATCAAGGACTGAGTCCAGATCAGACTGAAGATACATTCTCACCCACCACTCAGTTCTATCCTGTGAACAACATGGCTGTGGAAGATTCCTTACTAGGTTTTACAAAAAGCTTCCAGACAtgcagtgatatggtttggctgtgtccccacccaaatctcatcttgaattcctacatgttgtgggagggacccagtgggaggtaattgaatcatgggggcaagtctttcccatgctgttcttgtgatagtgaatgactctcatgagatctgatggttttaaaaagaggcgttcccctgcacaagctctctcctTGCCTGCTGACACCCATGCaagacatgacttgctcttccttgccttcaaccatgattgtgaggcttccccagccacacggaactgtaagtccaattaaacctctttcttttgtaaattgcccagtatcGGGTATGTCTTTAgtagcagcgtgaaaacagactaatacacacagGTATCTCATTTCCAGGAAAATGTGTTTCACCTTTTTGAGCAATACCAAGGGCACAGAAATTTTCTCTATGTCTAAATTCTTGAGTCTCTGAGGCCAACTTTACATGTCAATTTGCTCTTTACAGTTGTGATCACTGCAGGTATGACTGGGAAGGTGTGGATGAGGGGATAAATGTTCTAGGAAAAagattcctttctcttcccaaaaacatttatttaaagtttcgcttttttctgaaaatttataGTGTGTGAGAAAGGTACAgtgtcagagagaaagaaaacaaagagaagaaacttGATTTTCTATTTGCTTGTTGTTTTATTTACTGTCATTTGCAGCACCTATAGTCTTGATACTTGAAAGAACGACTTTAAAACTACAGACAGGTCTAGAACTTTCTGGCTTGCTATAAAACATTTGCTATGAAACTGAtttatgctgtgtgtgtgtgtgtgtgtgtgtgtgtgtttgtgtgtgtgtgtgtgtgatcttcaAAGTAAGACTCCTCTGTACAACTCTCACAACAGAGCCATTGGAGTTTTATTGGGGTTAGTCAATTAGACAAACCAGCAAGTATTAACAGAATTCCTACTAAGTGCCTAGAGCTATGGTAggccaatttggatagaacatTCTCCAACTGTGGAGGTAGGTATTTTGGCTTCAGTCCCTGCTTCTATGATCTTACACAGTGTTCTCCCATTGCAACTGCAAGGGCATCAAGAATATGTCCTCTTCTTTCCTCAGAAGGAAGGCCACGCATAGTGAAGTCTGGAAAAATCACAGCTCTGTAACTGAATTGATCCTCCTGGGCTTCTCCAGAAATCCCAGGACCAACTggactctttttctttctcttcctctactTATTTACAGTCCTGGGCAATGAGCTCATTGTTACCATGATCAGAGTAGATGCATGCCTCCACACCCCCATCCATGTATTTCTTCTGGATCTCAGCTATGCCGCCACCACAGTGCCACAGATGTTGGTCCATTTTGTAAGCTATAATCAAGCCATCTCCTATGTTGAGTATGTGGTCCAGTTGTACATTTTCCTGACTGTGGGCATCATTGAGACCTAGATTTTTGCACCTGTGGCCTACGACAGGTACATTGCAATATACTATCCACCCAATTCTGGGGTCCAGATGAGCCAGACCCTGTGTGTATTCCTGGCAGTCAGATTTGCCTTTCGTGGTCTCTTCTTCTGTGCCCTTGTATACACAGTCTTTGCAGTGAATCTGCCCCAATGAGACCAACCACTTAAAAAACAATTCCCGCTATCTTGAAGTTGGCCTGTGCAGACACATCCCTCAAAGACCAAATAGACTTTATCTTGGCTTTCATATTGCTTCTGATCCCATTATCCCTCATCCTGGCCTCACATGTTTGTATCTTCATGCTATTCTAAGGATTCACTCCACCAAGGTCAGATTGTGATCCCCACATATCACTGTGGTCACCATgttctgtatttcgtgcatgcTCATGTACATGAAGCCTGGCTCTGAAGTCTCTCAGAGGATGACAAGAAGCTGACTGACTCCGTTCTACAATGTCATCTCTGCTTTCATCAACCCCATTACCTACAGCCTCTGGAAGAAGAATGCGGAGAGGGCTTTCCTCAAGTTAATTCAAATGAGTGAGGACATTCAATAGATCATGGATAAGACTGTTTGCAGTGCTTCTGATTTCTTGTCTACACCCCTCACACTTTCATCGAAGTCATTAGAGTGAATAAGGACTCTCTGGATCAGCAAgatacttaagaaaaaaacactttcatATTAATTTGCCAATGAAAACATAAAGGAAGGACTCAGAGAACTTTGTTCAAGGTCATTGATCTTCTGTGGCTTTGGAAAATTTATCTAACTTCTCCGGGATTgagtttccatatctgtaaaatgtgttttatgaaATTCATTGTGcctaaataataatagctaactttATTGAGCTTTTCTATATGACAGTCACTGTCTAAGCGCTTTATATGTACTTATTTTCATTCTTATAATAACTctaggcagggtgcagtggcttatgtctgtaaccccagcactttgggcgttAAAGAAATAATGTGTACGGTGTTCCATTTCCAAGACAAAGTGCCGTGAATTGGCTTAGGCCAGAAAATTACAGAAGAAACAGGATATACTAGGCCCCTACATGGAAAGTCGATGCCTGCTTGTCAGGGCCCCCTCCTTAGTTGCTATCACTTGAACCAAAGAAGTTTAGTCTAAGATGAAAGTTTACTAGCCTGCAAAATAGCTCACTTTGTCTGTTCTTATCAGCCTGCCCAGCCACTTAGGTCATAAGTCAAATACTTGAAGAGCCCCTGAGCTAGCTAGGATTGCAATGTATTGTGGGCTGCAACAAAAGGCAGCAGGACAACCCTAAAGAAAAATGCCTAAAGCCCCAACAACCAATACGTAATGTCTGGGAAGATTATGACCCCATTATATGCAGCCTATGAGGAAGCAGGGGAGGGACCTGCATGCTAGGGGATAAATTGCTTGCCTGAAACCATGCTGGGTGTGCCTGCCCATCAGACACCTGATCTTGCATGATCGGGTCTTATTAAAAGTTTCACTTTTGCTGCTCTCCAGGTCTCTGCATCCATTCTTTGGGTGTGGATGGGTGAGTTTGTTTCTCACAACTTGGTGGCCCATACAGGGATCTCTGTGCCTGCGTGGAGTAAGACACTGGCTGAGAGGGGAGGTGTCCCACCCGATTTAGGTGGCCCGCTCTGCCCAGGTGTCCCAGCACCCCACAGAAGCCATAGACAAACCCAAGAATGTTATTCAGGAGACAACGGAGGTGACAAAGGGAGAAAAGCAGGCACCCCGGCAACCAGGTAGCCTTGTGCATCAGCCAAGGTAGGAAAATTGGACGATAAGTACTGCCTTGGTGGTTGGGCATTTTCAGAGGTCGAGTGTGTGTGGCTGAGACATATCTTAGATACAGAGCTAGTGTGAAGTCCCAATCCATGGTTCTCCTGTGAGGGAAATGGCTGGAGACGGATGAAGCTATTCTCAGGGTGTGCAAGAAATCTCCAGTAGGGGTGGGCTGAGTACACAGGGAAAAGCTCAGACACAGAGACTAACTGAAAATGGGAAATAAGAATTCTAGGCCTCGGGAACAAAGGAAAGAGACCGCCTCTGAAGTTCCCCTAGATAGTCCACTGAGGAGAATGCTGCAGGTTTGGAGGGATAATGCTCGAACCAGGGACAAGTAAAAGCAAAAGGTGATTAAGTATTGCTGTTTTATCTGGCCCAAAGTGCCCCTTCATCAGCCTTCAGTCTTTTGGCCTAAGTTTGGTTCAGATGAGGATTGGGTGTGCCAATCTTTAATTCTCTTTGTGAATGATAAAATCCCATCCTCACAAGAGGAGATGGGTTACGCTCTTTGTTGGATTAGTGAATTACCTCCTATGTTCCCCCtttaggaggaaggaaaagagcaTAGTAAAGAGACTTCACCCAGTGAAAAGCTCTGGGATCCCCTAACATGCTTACCCCACCATACATCTCATAATGTAGAGGACAGGGAGATAGGGGGGCAACCAGAATCTGGGGGTCATGAAAGAGTTAAACCCAGTGCTCCCTTAAATCCTTATCCAAACTTGAGGAAAGAATTAGAACAATGTAAGAAGGACATTGAGAATTTCCCTATTCCTTCTAAACAGCAGGTGTCTAACATGTACCCGCTTAGAGAAGTCCCTATGGGACAGGGAGAAGTTGGATTTGTGAGTGCACCTCTAACAAGTACTGAgattaggaattttaaaaaggaaatgaggcCATTCTTGGAAGATACCTTCGGTTTAGCGGAGCAGCTAGATCAAT
This DNA window, taken from Macaca mulatta isolate MMU2019108-1 chromosome 1, T2T-MMU8v2.0, whole genome shotgun sequence, encodes the following:
- the LOC696927 gene encoding olfactory receptor 2A12-like yields the protein MQEPNQSFVTEFILLGFSLSPRTTPLLFSADLLIFLMIFLLIILGNGLIAILICLDSHLHTPMYFFIGILSMLDLGYTTTTVPQMLAHLASEKKTIPFTSCVAQMYIFLVLGITESWLFAIMSIDRYVAICHPLRYKVIMSPWLCGVMVIFCGLWGVTSALVYTVFAMHLPYCGPNRINHFFCEVPAVLKLACADTSVNDRVDFILGFSVILIPLSLILVIYFNIFIAILKIRSAQGQLKAFSTCASHITVVTMFSVPAMVMYMKPGSKSSPEGDKKLALFYNVISAFLNPIIYSLRNKDVKRAVLRVTGWGTAL